A single Candidatus Eremiobacteraceae bacterium DNA region contains:
- a CDS encoding anti-sigma factor, producing MSTAHTDEMRELAALYALNAVDATECAMVRAHILTCDVCRKEYADAMVAASGLAASVATPPPPDLRAIVLAAAAAQPRSKSVVSIFRRKRFYAALVGVAAVIAALFVFHTPSGSTWPLACLPSPTACGVSGRVVAAGGVLRVEANGLAALPSGKVYQAWIIQPGGKPVPEPTFVPDAGGRAAVEVPSGQPKGTLIAVTIEPAGGSQAPTTKPFVAATLD from the coding sequence ATGAGCACGGCGCACACCGACGAAATGCGGGAGCTCGCCGCGCTGTACGCCCTCAACGCCGTCGACGCGACGGAGTGCGCCATGGTGCGCGCACATATCCTCACGTGCGACGTGTGCCGCAAGGAGTATGCCGACGCGATGGTCGCGGCAAGCGGGCTTGCGGCGTCGGTCGCCACCCCGCCGCCGCCGGATCTGCGAGCGATCGTATTGGCCGCCGCAGCCGCGCAGCCGCGGTCCAAGAGCGTCGTATCCATTTTCCGGCGCAAGCGCTTTTATGCGGCACTCGTCGGTGTCGCCGCCGTGATCGCCGCGCTCTTCGTCTTTCACACGCCGAGCGGGTCCACGTGGCCACTCGCGTGTCTGCCTTCGCCCACCGCTTGCGGCGTGAGCGGCCGCGTGGTTGCGGCGGGCGGCGTGCTGCGAGTCGAAGCGAATGGACTTGCGGCTCTGCCGTCGGGCAAAGTGTATCAGGCGTGGATCATCCAGCCAGGTGGCAAGCCGGTACCGGAGCCGACTTTTGTTCCCGACGCAGGCGGTCGAGCCGCTGTCGAGGTGCCTTCGGGTCAGCCGAAAGGTACGCTGATCGCCGTCACCATCGAGCCGGCCGGCGGCTCGCAAGCGCCGACCACGAAACCATTCGTCGCGGCAACGCTTGACTAA
- a CDS encoding methyltransferase domain-containing protein — translation MQRLAQAELMDDEGAGSPNEWSENFRDLAMINKWLGGVRATVIEVNRLAVSPRTILDIGTGSADMPVAIVDHLRARGISSTCVALDRSARALTAAAERVRGRTDIELVHADAGALPFPDRSFDLVTCNLALHHFDPPEAVRALAEMARVGRDVIVNDLRRSVAGWLLARAAFPLFTRNRFTLHDGPLSVRRAYSPSEARALAFEARWTRISARTHFAARMTLSGGR, via the coding sequence ATGCAACGCTTAGCGCAAGCTGAACTCATGGACGACGAGGGCGCGGGCTCGCCAAACGAGTGGAGCGAGAACTTCCGCGACCTCGCGATGATCAATAAATGGCTTGGTGGCGTGCGCGCAACTGTGATAGAAGTCAACCGGCTGGCCGTGTCCCCGCGCACGATTCTCGACATCGGCACCGGCAGCGCCGATATGCCGGTCGCCATCGTCGATCACCTTCGCGCGCGCGGCATCTCATCCACATGCGTCGCGCTCGACCGTTCGGCCCGGGCGCTCACCGCCGCGGCCGAGCGCGTGCGGGGACGGACCGACATCGAACTCGTCCATGCCGATGCAGGCGCGCTTCCCTTTCCCGACCGCAGCTTCGATCTCGTCACGTGCAATCTTGCGCTGCATCACTTCGATCCCCCGGAGGCGGTCCGCGCGCTCGCCGAGATGGCGCGGGTCGGACGCGACGTGATCGTCAACGATCTGCGGCGAAGCGTGGCGGGCTGGCTGCTGGCAAGGGCCGCGTTTCCGCTTTTCACCCGGAATCGATTCACACTGCACGACGGTCCACTTTCCGTGCGGCGCGCGTACTCGCCAAGCGAGGCTCGCGCGCTTGCGTTCGAAGCGCGTTGGACGCGCATCTCGGCGCGCACGCATTTCGCCGCACGGATGACGCTGTCGGGTGGCCGATGA
- a CDS encoding sigma-70 family RNA polymerase sigma factor: MTMLRMTADRPPFVERFFVRADNAVRVLRPVASRGAGSGAGENAVVQIDDGTIVKRIADGDHGAFAALYDKHSALVYGVAKRVLGNREQAEDVTQSVFLQVWARPEAFAGGNFAAWIARVARNASLDILRSAAVRTREPEISIDLPAEGALEEQVFERVRATALATAVAALPEDQRIAIEQAYFAGLSYREVADRLNAPLGTVKSRIRMGLRKLLESLQQVVPT; this comes from the coding sequence ATGACCATGCTTCGAATGACGGCCGACCGACCTCCCTTTGTGGAGCGCTTCTTTGTCCGCGCGGACAACGCAGTGCGCGTCTTGCGTCCGGTCGCGTCCAGAGGCGCCGGCAGCGGCGCGGGCGAAAACGCCGTCGTGCAGATTGACGATGGCACGATTGTCAAGCGTATTGCCGATGGCGACCACGGCGCGTTCGCGGCGTTATACGACAAACACTCTGCGCTCGTGTACGGCGTCGCAAAGCGTGTGCTCGGCAACCGGGAGCAAGCCGAAGACGTCACCCAATCCGTTTTTCTCCAAGTGTGGGCGAGGCCTGAAGCGTTCGCCGGCGGCAACTTCGCGGCGTGGATCGCTCGCGTCGCGCGAAACGCGTCGCTCGATATCTTACGCAGTGCGGCCGTGCGTACGCGCGAACCCGAAATCTCAATCGACCTGCCGGCCGAGGGTGCGCTCGAAGAACAAGTCTTCGAGCGCGTGCGGGCGACCGCGCTCGCCACAGCCGTTGCAGCCCTTCCCGAAGATCAGCGCATCGCAATCGAGCAAGCATATTTCGCGGGCCTCAGCTATCGCGAGGTGGCCGATCGGCTGAACGCACCCCTCGGAACCGTGAAAAGCCGCATCCGCATGGGTCTGCGCAAGCTCCTCGAGTCCTTGCAGCAAGTGGTGCCGACATGA
- a CDS encoding beta-ketoacyl-[acyl-carrier-protein] synthase family protein: protein MKSRVFITGIGAITPIGIGRKELWASALAGKRGVKALDRFDVTDMRSKVAGQIDDFDAVAFLNRKQAQRTERFSQFAISAARLAFDDAGVTPSGDDPEIGAWIGTALGGVVFAESQYKSYSEHGLRGVHPSLALNVFGASSCCNVAIHFGLHGPTQSNSNSCAAGAVAIGDAFRAVRDGVCRAALAGGVEAPLAPLTFGAFDIIKSMSTRNADPGSASRPFDAGRDGFVMSEGACLLLLEREEEVVARGAVPYAEIAGYGLTNDGDHMTAPREDGREAGRAMARAMREAGVEPAQVDHINAHGSSTPLNDSTESRTIRALFGAAADRIIVSGTKGMTGHALGATGAIEAGLCAMGILEGVVVPTINLEMPGADCDLRYSPEVPTPLKQDVVLSNSFGFGGLNAALVFRAA from the coding sequence GTGAAGAGCCGCGTCTTCATCACCGGTATCGGAGCGATCACGCCGATCGGCATCGGCCGCAAGGAATTGTGGGCCAGCGCGCTCGCGGGCAAGCGCGGTGTGAAGGCGCTCGACAGGTTCGATGTCACGGACATGCGATCAAAGGTCGCCGGGCAGATCGACGATTTCGACGCTGTGGCATTTCTCAACCGCAAACAGGCGCAGCGCACCGAACGGTTCAGCCAGTTCGCGATTTCGGCGGCGCGTCTCGCGTTCGATGATGCCGGCGTGACGCCTAGCGGCGACGATCCGGAAATAGGCGCATGGATCGGCACCGCCCTCGGGGGTGTGGTCTTCGCCGAATCGCAGTATAAGAGCTATAGCGAGCACGGGCTACGCGGGGTTCATCCATCGCTCGCCCTCAATGTCTTCGGCGCCTCATCGTGTTGCAACGTCGCCATCCACTTCGGATTGCACGGTCCCACGCAGTCGAACTCCAATTCGTGTGCCGCCGGCGCCGTCGCCATCGGTGATGCGTTTCGTGCCGTCCGCGATGGCGTTTGCCGAGCGGCCCTCGCCGGTGGCGTTGAGGCGCCGCTAGCGCCGCTCACCTTCGGCGCGTTCGACATCATCAAGTCGATGTCGACGCGAAACGCTGATCCAGGGTCGGCGAGCCGCCCGTTCGACGCCGGCCGCGACGGGTTCGTCATGTCCGAAGGCGCGTGTCTGCTGCTCCTCGAGCGCGAAGAGGAGGTGGTGGCGCGCGGCGCGGTGCCGTACGCCGAAATCGCAGGCTACGGGCTCACGAATGACGGCGACCACATGACGGCGCCGCGCGAAGACGGCCGTGAGGCCGGCCGCGCGATGGCGCGTGCAATGCGCGAGGCCGGCGTCGAACCGGCCCAAGTGGATCACATCAACGCGCACGGTTCGTCGACGCCGCTCAACGACTCAACCGAGAGCAGGACTATCCGTGCGCTCTTCGGCGCCGCCGCCGATCGCATAATCGTTTCGGGAACCAAAGGAATGACCGGGCACGCGCTCGGTGCGACCGGCGCGATCGAGGCTGGGCTGTGCGCGATGGGCATCCTCGAAGGCGTCGTCGTGCCCACGATCAATTTGGAGATGCCGGGCGCCGACTGCGACCTGCGCTATTCGCCCGAAGTGCCGACCCCGCTCAAACAAGACGTGGTGCTGTCCAATAGTTTCGGATTCGGCGGACTCAACGCGGCGCTCGTATTTCGCGCTGCTTAA
- the pruA gene encoding L-glutamate gamma-semialdehyde dehydrogenase, with protein sequence MATVLDTIAPFANEPIITFRDEKSKSAMLDALKSVRASFGTTYDLVIGGKRVTSPKQTASNNPSKPSEVIGTVQAATVEQAQAAVTAAEAAFKTWSRVPASRRADLLFKAAAEVRRRRFEFDAWLVLEVGKSWIEADGDVAEGIDFLEYYAREMLRFDGTHPVTPIPGEKNGMHYIPLGVGVIIPPWNFAFAIMVGMTAASIVTGNTVVLKPSSDSPVVAAKFVELLESVGLPPGVLNFITGSGGAIGDELVKNPRVRYIAFTGSKEIGLRVNQLAAQPQPGQIWIKRVVAEMGGKDSIVVAADADLDAAVEGVAQAAYGYQGQKCSACSRAIVEAPIYDEFIAKLAERVKKISVGDAADPSNYMGPVINERSLKKIQSYVEEGKREGRLVSGGGRVGNEGWFAEPTVFADIPPDGKLAQEEIFGPVLAVIKAKDFDHALEIANNTEFGLTGAVYSSDAAKLARARDEFHVGNLYLNRKCTGAMVGAHPFGGFNMSGTDSKAGGPDYLLLFMQAKSVSEKIG encoded by the coding sequence CCTGGTCATCGGCGGCAAACGCGTGACGTCGCCGAAACAGACCGCGTCGAACAACCCCTCCAAGCCGTCCGAAGTGATCGGCACCGTGCAGGCCGCCACAGTCGAGCAGGCTCAAGCGGCGGTCACGGCCGCAGAGGCAGCGTTCAAAACCTGGTCGCGCGTCCCCGCTTCTCGCCGCGCCGACCTGCTGTTCAAGGCGGCCGCGGAAGTGCGCCGGCGCCGGTTCGAATTCGACGCGTGGCTCGTGCTCGAGGTTGGAAAAAGTTGGATCGAGGCAGATGGAGATGTCGCTGAAGGCATAGACTTCCTCGAGTATTACGCGCGCGAGATGCTGCGCTTCGACGGTACCCATCCGGTCACGCCGATCCCCGGTGAAAAAAATGGGATGCACTACATACCATTGGGCGTCGGTGTGATCATCCCGCCGTGGAACTTCGCGTTCGCCATCATGGTGGGCATGACCGCAGCGTCGATCGTCACCGGCAACACCGTCGTTCTCAAGCCCTCAAGCGATTCGCCGGTCGTTGCTGCAAAGTTCGTCGAACTGCTCGAGAGCGTCGGCTTGCCACCGGGCGTCTTGAACTTCATAACCGGATCTGGCGGCGCCATCGGCGATGAATTGGTTAAAAATCCCCGCGTGCGTTACATCGCCTTCACCGGTTCGAAAGAAATCGGACTGCGCGTGAATCAACTGGCGGCCCAACCGCAACCCGGTCAGATCTGGATCAAACGTGTGGTGGCCGAGATGGGCGGCAAGGATTCGATCGTCGTCGCCGCCGACGCCGATCTCGATGCCGCCGTTGAAGGCGTGGCGCAAGCCGCGTACGGATACCAAGGACAGAAGTGCTCGGCGTGCTCGCGCGCAATCGTCGAAGCGCCCATCTACGACGAATTCATCGCCAAACTCGCAGAACGAGTGAAGAAGATCAGCGTCGGCGATGCCGCCGATCCAAGCAATTACATGGGACCCGTCATCAACGAGCGCTCGCTCAAAAAGATCCAATCGTATGTCGAAGAAGGCAAACGCGAAGGACGGCTCGTGTCGGGCGGCGGGCGAGTTGGCAACGAAGGATGGTTCGCCGAACCGACCGTATTCGCGGACATCCCACCCGACGGAAAGCTGGCGCAGGAAGAGATATTCGGGCCCGTTTTGGCAGTGATCAAGGCGAAGGACTTCGATCACGCGCTCGAGATCGCCAACAACACGGAGTTCGGGCTCACCGGCGCTGTCTACTCGAGCGACGCCGCTAAGCTCGCCCGAGCGCGCGACGAATTCCACGTCGGCAATCTGTATTTGAATCGCAAGTGCACGGGCGCGATGGTCGGTGCGCATCCGTTCGGCGGGTTCAACATGTCGGGGACCGACTCCAAGGCAGGCGGCCCGGACTATCTCTTGCTGTTCATGCAGGCCAAGTCGGTGAGCGAGAAAATCGGTTAG
- a CDS encoding NAD(P)/FAD-dependent oxidoreductase, with translation MDAHLGAHAFRRTDDAVGWPMNADVMIVGAGPAGSSIALRLARVGVDVALLERSRFPRTKVCGEYLSPGAIAALRDLRCADAVLSGAHRLRRVSLAAFGSDPVLLTLPGDGALSLSRATLDNALRDAALSCGAREVHGAFLHAVDEGEMLRVAFRDADGADQSSRVRVLIGADGAWSTVAARCGLAGAQGRGGRWAVGGHLRGASSRSDDTLEMCIGAGGYYARNPLGDEITNAMLVMPRPVAGDEAADAIVDELSAGRLRFEASRLEKRVAVGPLRYEPARLVAGRVMLTGDAAGMLDPFVGQGVAIALESSSAGADAALALLAGQRASHVARALGRARRELVLPRRILAAAVDLVIRTPLMRARAARSVRRDPAVAETVLAAIAGAAPAARALSPALLARLLA, from the coding sequence TTGGACGCGCATCTCGGCGCGCACGCATTTCGCCGCACGGATGACGCTGTCGGGTGGCCGATGAACGCCGACGTGATGATCGTCGGCGCAGGGCCGGCCGGGTCGTCCATCGCGTTGCGCCTCGCGCGCGTCGGCGTCGACGTGGCGCTTCTCGAACGCTCACGTTTTCCGCGCACGAAAGTCTGCGGCGAATACCTGAGCCCCGGAGCGATCGCGGCGTTACGCGATCTGCGCTGCGCCGATGCCGTGCTTTCCGGAGCTCACCGGTTGCGTCGCGTCTCGCTCGCCGCATTCGGCTCCGACCCCGTGCTCCTGACCTTGCCGGGCGATGGAGCGCTTTCGCTGTCGCGAGCGACGCTCGACAACGCGCTTCGCGATGCAGCCCTCTCGTGCGGCGCACGCGAAGTGCACGGCGCATTTCTTCACGCGGTGGATGAAGGGGAAATGCTGCGCGTCGCCTTCCGCGATGCCGATGGAGCCGATCAGTCGAGTCGCGTTCGGGTCTTGATCGGTGCGGATGGCGCATGGTCTACCGTGGCAGCGCGCTGCGGGCTTGCCGGCGCGCAAGGTCGCGGCGGGCGTTGGGCGGTCGGCGGTCACTTACGTGGCGCGAGTAGCCGCTCGGACGACACCTTAGAGATGTGCATCGGCGCCGGCGGCTACTACGCGCGCAATCCGCTCGGTGACGAGATAACAAACGCGATGCTGGTGATGCCCCGCCCCGTTGCCGGCGATGAGGCCGCCGACGCGATCGTCGACGAGCTGTCCGCCGGCCGCTTGCGCTTTGAGGCTTCGCGTCTCGAAAAGCGCGTCGCGGTCGGACCGCTGCGATACGAACCCGCGCGCCTCGTTGCCGGACGGGTCATGTTGACCGGCGACGCTGCCGGCATGCTCGATCCGTTCGTCGGCCAAGGCGTCGCGATCGCGCTGGAAAGTTCGAGCGCCGGCGCCGACGCGGCACTTGCATTGCTTGCTGGCCAACGCGCGTCCCACGTGGCCCGCGCGCTTGGGCGCGCCCGGCGCGAACTCGTTCTGCCGCGCCGCATTCTGGCCGCGGCAGTCGATTTGGTCATACGCACGCCGCTCATGCGGGCGCGCGCGGCTCGAAGCGTGCGACGAGATCCTGCGGTCGCGGAAACCGTGTTGGCGGCGATCGCGGGGGCCGCACCCGCTGCCCGCGCACTCTCGCCGGCGCTGCTCGCACGGCTGCTCGCGTGA
- a CDS encoding SRPBCC family protein, whose product MHASTSIDIAAPAHEIYALAEDVSRWPELLPHYRYVHVLTEGPRERLAVMAARRGRIGVRWTAVERLDPATPRIEFTHVSGWTAGMEVAWRFEPLPNGTRVIIEHELDFRLVPFVGDWIGRRIIGDYFIQAIASKTLACFKALAEART is encoded by the coding sequence ATGCATGCTTCGACGTCGATCGACATCGCCGCTCCGGCTCACGAGATCTACGCACTCGCCGAGGACGTGAGCCGCTGGCCGGAGCTGCTTCCTCACTACCGTTACGTGCACGTCCTCACGGAGGGGCCGCGGGAACGGCTCGCCGTGATGGCTGCCCGGCGCGGGCGGATCGGCGTGCGCTGGACCGCGGTCGAGCGTCTCGATCCGGCAACTCCTCGAATCGAATTCACTCACGTTTCAGGCTGGACTGCTGGAATGGAAGTTGCGTGGCGCTTCGAACCGCTGCCCAATGGGACGCGGGTGATCATCGAGCACGAACTCGATTTCAGGCTCGTTCCATTCGTAGGCGACTGGATCGGCCGGCGGATCATCGGGGACTACTTCATCCAAGCCATTGCGAGCAAGACGCTCGCTTGCTTCAAAGCACTAGCGGAGGCCCGCACGTGA
- a CDS encoding cupin domain-containing protein has product MTDRHHFPLESAAALGPSPGSLAADVFTHGTLSLEFYAPHGVDEQRTHTRDELYVIASGSGWFKNGDVRHRFATGDALFVPAGIDHRFEDFSDDFGTWVMFYGPAGGESGA; this is encoded by the coding sequence GTGACGGATCGACATCACTTTCCGCTCGAATCGGCGGCGGCGTTAGGTCCGTCACCCGGATCGCTTGCCGCCGACGTGTTCACGCATGGAACGCTCTCGCTGGAATTCTATGCGCCTCACGGCGTGGACGAGCAGCGGACGCACACGCGAGATGAGCTCTACGTGATCGCGAGCGGCAGCGGTTGGTTCAAAAACGGCGATGTCCGGCATCGTTTCGCGACCGGCGACGCGCTATTCGTGCCGGCCGGAATCGATCACCGGTTCGAGGACTTCAGCGATGACTTCGGCACGTGGGTGATGTTCTACGGGCCCGCGGGTGGTGAATCGGGCGCCTGA